A window of Mustela erminea isolate mMusErm1 chromosome 19, mMusErm1.Pri, whole genome shotgun sequence genomic DNA:
TCCACCCATCATTTATTCAGGTTACTCATGGGCAAATCCTGTGTGGCAGGCTCCGTGCTTGCAGCTGGGGATACAGCAGCGAATAAGCCACACAGTCTACCTTCATAGAGCAATTAGACAAATAGGGCAGAAGAGATGGTCAGGGCTGGTGGGTCCAGAGTGGAAATGATGCACCAGGAAGTGAAGGTGGCCTCTGAAGAGACTTTCCACCCTTCAGGCTGAAGAACACAGTGCCAACATCTATAGACCCATGGGGTCAGCCTTCAGGTCTCCTCCACTGTGCCatggaggtggggaggctggaCCACCCCATGCCTGGCAAGAGGTATGTGAATCTTAGCTATGGAAGGTGacactcttcccctccccaacccttttCACATTATGGGGTTTTATGGCAGGAACTCCCTCTTGCTCTCCAGTGCACAGCAAGTCACTGTTTCAGGGTCTATAAAGGAGtctatttggggcacctgggtggctcagttggttaagtgggcgattttgattttggctcaggtcatgatctcagggtcctgggatcaagccttgtatcAGGCTTACCCCttagtggggagttggcttgaggagtctttctctccctctgcccctccccccacttgctcatgctttctctctaaaagaaataaaaaagatgtctATTATCAAATGACAGTAGGCCAGTAGCCCACCCAGTAGCCCAGGGCACAGGATCCAAACTGGCCTTGTCTCATTCTCCAaccccccagttttattttgttttgtttagtagGTTCCATGCTCGACTCAGGGCTCAAACTCGTGACCCTATAAATCTAaagccacatgctctaccaactgaatcAGCCAGCACCCCTGATTCTGTTCTTATGTCTATGCTgaagggggaaactgaggttcaagggGGTGGGGCCCTCTCAGCTTTTGAGGAGAAAGAGGCAGGGTTGGGAGCCTCCCCTTGGATCCTGCTGAGTGTGGGGGCACTGttacctctgcctctctcagctTTCCTGCTCCGCCCCACCCAAGCACCTTCCCAAGGACCTCCCCCAGGACAAGGGAGGGCCCCCAAGGGTCAGAGAAGGTCTGCCGGACCAGGGAAGAGCCCATTtatcccctccccatccccccacagaCCCCAGTGGTAGGTCCAAGGCTGCTGTTTGCACCTAACAGGGCAGAGTTCAGGGATAAGGGCCACAGGTTGTAGGGGCTGGGGGCTTTGGTGTCTAGATGCAGTTCCTGTGCCCCCAATGGCAGCCCAGGATCTAACCCCATGCTCAGGCCAGCTTCAGGGTATATCCTTCTGAGTCCAAAGCGGGGAGCAGCAGCTCTTTCTACCCAAGGTTCCTGTCCCCGTGTTTAATAAAAACGACCATTTTgtaccaaatcaaaacaaaaaccaaaaaaatccaaaacccaactaaaaaccaaacaaaaaaaacagtccaAGGGGGCACAGAGTCTCTGGTCTGAAACACTCCTGAAATGGGGTAGGGACAGGGGCTAGTCCTTAAAATCAGTCAAGCAGTACACACCTAAGGCGGATGCTGAGGACCTGCTATGAACATGCTCAGAGAGTGGGCAAATGGGGTCACTGGGGATCTACAGAGGACCACTTAAGTCAAGTGGCTGGGCCCCTTGGGGTCTGGCTTGGGGGAGCATCCCCTTGGAGGGAGAGATAGGCACCAGGAGGTAAGGAGCCCCATGCAGTCCTGGAGAGATACTCCACTAGAGGCTGCCGCATTATCCTGCCAGCCAGCGTGGGTGAGCAACCGCACTGTCGCTGCCTCTGGGGAGCCCACCAAGACTTAGTCCACGTCCCAGCTCGACTCCAGGGAGTAGGTTTAGGAGTCGCCAAACAATCGGGGTGTGTGAAGTTGTGGGCACAAGCTCTTCAGGAGAGCCACCGGGTCAATGGGTGAGGCCACAGCGTGGCCGCGGCACGGCCACCAGGGCTGACCCCCTGCACCCGTCCAGTGACGTCAGCATCAACAAAGGACCCAGGTGCATCAAATAGACTGGAGGCTGCCCCCGCCTCCAGTCCACCTGCTGGGCACAGTCCCTGGCCCCATATCCAGGGCTCCTTCCCAACATCCGCCCGCACACGATAAGGGGCAGCAGGAAGTGCAGAAGTCGTAGAGAGACGACAGGGGTACCCTGGCATGGGATGAAGAAAGCTCTAGCCGGAAAGGGTCCCGCCTTCTAAGAGGCTCAGCAACCCGAGCGTGCGAGCGTGCGAGTGTGCGGTAGGCCGACCCGCGAGAGGGGCTAGCGCATGCACGTGGGGGCCAGGGCCAGTGGAGGGCAGTCGTGACCTCCAGGCCCACTCCTCCTCTCCGAGCCTGCAGCTGCGCTTGTCTGTGAGGCGGCCATGACCTGGACGAAGAACGAACCCGCTACAGCACTCGAAACCCGCGTTAGGTGCAGCGTGAAGTAAGCAGCCCAGGAGCGCGAAGAGCACGAGCCTGACTTCTGTCCTCATTAGACATGGCGGCCTTGGCCTCAGAGAGATCTCTGCGCTTGTGCAAGGGCCGCCTAGACCGGGCAAGTACTGGCTATCAGAACATCCGCCAGGCTGGCTCGTGGGGTCACTTTTTGCAAGCGCGCGTGCGCAGGGTATTTATATATTTCGTTTGCCACGGGGCGCCTTCACATTTTTGTTCCGGATTGGTCCTTGGGTATTACGTGACTTTTTTGCATACGCGTTGTCCCCGCTGACCCGGAAGTTTTCACCCCCTTTAAAGGCTTGGGCCCGCGATTCGCGGTCTCTTCCTGTCTGTGCCAGGGCGGCGCGTGGTGTGCAGTGATCGATTGTGACGCCCCGGCTGCGCCCTCAGGTGAGGCCGCCGCGGTGTCGGGGTGGGGGGTACGAGGAACGATTCAGGATTTTCCGGGACGCGATGAGCGATCCCTGAGGCTCGGGGCTTCTTCCGGGGGAGTTTCCCGTTTTTCTCCGGAAAACGTGCTGAGGAACGTGGAGGCATAGGAAAGTTACAATTTCTCGGTGTCCCGCTATCTCTGTACCTTTGCCCGGGAGCGGAGTTCGGGGGCCGTGCAGTCGTGAGTTGAGATAGGAGGTTTCCGTTCTTAGCACCCGGTCCAATCCGCGGCCAGTGCACGGTTTTTCCTCTAGTAGCTCCTTGTATGTCTTTGGTGTCGGACACGCGCTGTGGCATTTGCTTTGATTATGTGCGGAATTCGTGTGGTGGCCCTCGGTGGCAGACCCGGGTTTCCATTTGACTCCAGAGAAGCAGAGCGGAAGCAGCCTGACTCTCCCCCGTGGCAGAGCTCGTTAATGACCTGGCTGGGATTCGAATTCCAGCGGATGCGGTGTCGGGGTACCGGGTATCTCCCTTGCAGACACGGTCCGCGCAGCCGTTTTTGGCCGGGGCCTGCCAGCGCCTGGTTCCCGGGGTCcttggtgagagagagagatgcttctTGCTCACATTACAGCTAAGTGGTTTTTCTAGGACCCAGAAAGGTGGGCGCAGACGTCACCGTCTTCCTGGGTTCCACATAAATTCCTAGGTGGCCGTGTGTGGGCCAGCCTCGCAGTGGTGGGTGTGTCTGGGCTTTGACAGTTTGTGTTCCTAGGATGACGGAGTGGGAGACGGCTGCACCTGCGGTGGCGGAGACCCCTGACATCAAGCTCTTTGGGAAGTGGAGCACCGATGACGTTCAGATCAATGACATCTCCTTGCAGGTGAGAGGGGCTTGTAGTGGTTGCGCTCTCTCCAGCTAGGGGGTTGGGGGCACACGTGGAATCTTCCAGAAGGGGTGACTTGAAACTCGTTGCTGTAGACTTGAAGATGTGACAGGTAAAGGGGGGGCTTCCTGGATCACCACATCCACAGTGTCTGTTTTTCCTTCGTATTTTGTTAACCCGGTTGCTACACACGATGGTTCCCACGGGGGTTTTGTGTCCatgttttggttctgtttttctttttttgttgtttttgttaagatttacttattgaggggcgcctgggtggctcagtgggttaagctgctgccttcgtggctcagttcatgatctcagggtcctgggatctagtcctgcatccctgctgagcagggagcctgcttcctcctctctctctctctctctgcctgcctctctgcctacttgtgatctctctctgtcaaataaataaataaattctttaaaaaaaaaaaaatttatttgttgatttgaggAGTGCCTGCATGGCTCCATTGttgtgtctgccttggctcaggtcacgatctcagggtcctggggtggagccgcctctggttccttgctcagaggaaagcctgctttttcctctgcccaccGTTCTCCCTGTGTATGCTCACTCTGACAAGTAaatacttacttttctttcttttttttttttttttaagatttttatttatttatttatttgacagagggaaacacaagtaggcagagaggcaggcagagagcctgatgcggagcttgatcccaggaccttgagatcatgacctgagcggaagacagaggctttaacccactgagccacccaggtgccccaagtaaatacttgcttttttttttttttttttttttttaagaaagtacattttcttttctttttttaagattttatttatttatttgaaagagagagagatcacaagtaggcagagaggcaggcagagagagagaggaagggaagcaggctccctgctgagcagagagcccgatgtggggctcgatcccaggaccctgagatcatgacccgagccgaaggcagcagcttaacccactgagccacccaggtgccccaagtaaatactttattaaaagaCAACTTTTCACTTTTCCCTAGTGCTCCCTTAGGGGCTGGGGAAGTTGAAGTCAGTGTCATGCCAGAATTTGGTTTTGAAAGATGTGCAGGGCTCTGCCATAGAGCTGGATGTTATATCTAATCCCTTCCAGGGCATTTGTTGTTTGTGAATTAtcctgcccagtgtggagccctacatggAGACCTAGCTGCTTGCCTGTTTGCATAGGTGGTTCTCTGCAGACTGTCATTTTGGTAtcagaattttctcttctccttcatttattcctGGTGTTTATAGAAATAGGATGTGGTGGGGCTTCTCGTGTATAAGTGATAGAGTGACGTTTGGGTGTATTTCACAGTGAAACAGTTGACAGTAGTACTGTTGACATACATGTAGTTCCTCTGATTTGAACACCCCCCTAACATTTTGGTGTTTTACAGACATTTTCTTGGGAAATGATGCCTCTGTGTATAGGAAGCGTTGTTAGATAATTCTGCTAAAACAGGGGTTCTCCAGCGtgatcttcccccaccccttttagGTGACACTTGGCAATGTGTGGATACATTTTGGGTTGCTAAAACCCAGAGGGGTGCTACCACCGTActggatgctgctaaacattctgTGGTGCATAGGATGGCCCCTGCAACAGGAGTTCCTTCATTGACAATGTCTGTGGCACAGAGTTTGAGGAGCGCTTAAAACTGAAATcgtggagaaaaaaaacaaaactgaaatcgttgggggtgcctggtggctctgttggtaggcgtctccctttggctcaggtcatgattccagggtcctgggattgaaccctgcattgggctccttgctcgacagagaatcttcttctccctctcctcctgtatgccgctctgcctacttgtgctctttctctctctgtcaaataaataaaattaaaaaaaaaaaaaaaacaacaacatgggGTAGCTGACTAAGCTTGGGTACCCTAgttagttaggtgtctgccttcagctcaggtggtgatcccaggatcctgggaaggaGTCTcattatcaggctccctgctgtgcagcgggaagtctgctactccctccctctcacctgttcatgttctctctctctcaaataaatattttttaaaaaaatcataagttgTGATCTTCTTGGTTCTCtatcccccttccttcttcccattaCAAAGGAGGTGTGCTTTTTTggtttaagactttatttgagagagagaaagcacagacagagggagaagcagactccccaccccagggtggggcagcctaatgcggggctccatcccaggaccctgagatcatgacctgtgtggaaggcagacgcttaactgactgggtcacccaggtgcctcaaggaaGTGCTCTTAGTAACTTTGATGAAGACACTTGTTAAggttacttgttttgtggcagGCAGGGCCTTCACAGTCAAGCCACCACAGATGGGTGGGGGCTACCCCCAGTGGATGCTCAGTCCCTCTGGTTCTTGGCCATCTTACTACTAACGATGGtcctcccatcccctctccctgctgccccaggaCTACATTGCGGTGAAGGAGAAGTATGCCAAGTACCTGCCCCACAGTGCGGGGCGCTATGCCGCCAAGCGCTTCCGCAAGGCGCAGTGCCCCATTGTGGAGCGTCTCACCAACTCAATGATGATGCATGGCCGCAACAATGGCAAGAAGCTCATGACTGTGCGCATTGTCAAGCATGCCTTCGAGATCATCCATCTGCTCACTGGTGAGGTAGGACTGTGAGGCCTGATGAGGCAGAGTGCCCGTAGTACAGCCTGAAGCCAACAGCTGCCCCGTGGCGTGTGTGTCAGGGTCCATTAGGGTTTAGGggtgaggagagggggagggatgTGGACTGATGTCACGTTCGTGGCTGCCTTCTCCTAGAACCCGCTGCAGGTCCTGGTGAACGCAATTATTAACAGTGGTCCCCGGGAGGACTCAACCCGCATCGGGCGAGCCGGAACAGTGAGGCGTCAGGCTGTCGATGTGTCCCCCCTGCGCCGTGTGAATCAGGTGGGCTTGGGGCAGAAATGGGCAAGTAGGAAGGTTTCTTCTGCCTGTGTGCTTTACCTGGAGTGTCCTTtgctccaggaagccttcctgcaTTACCATCACATTCAGGGCAGATACTGGTTCTGGCCCCGTCCTGAGCAACGTTTCCCTGAGGCATGGTTTCATTTGAGCGTGTGTTGTTACAta
This region includes:
- the RPS5 gene encoding 40S ribosomal protein S5: MTEWETAAPAVAETPDIKLFGKWSTDDVQINDISLQDYIAVKEKYAKYLPHSAGRYAAKRFRKAQCPIVERLTNSMMMHGRNNGKKLMTVRIVKHAFEIIHLLTGENPLQVLVNAIINSGPREDSTRIGRAGTVRRQAVDVSPLRRVNQAIWLLCTGAREAAFRNIKTIAECLADELINAAKGSSNSYAIKKKDELERVAKSNR